A section of the Engystomops pustulosus chromosome 3, aEngPut4.maternal, whole genome shotgun sequence genome encodes:
- the IRAK1BP1 gene encoding interleukin-1 receptor-associated kinase 1-binding protein 1: MAAPLPVSRIFASLQPGDTRMMEAHELENKPGIVLGHRGGREVQVTGTAELSAAPDRARLCILVSSSKGAATEAKSSVLRRLDYIEQALRQRGVTDENITISKEIERKANAYQMAAEVCVVFDDFEKMQNVCNILVEKLDSSVNISSPQFYHSPANMEKLRRQVCLNAVSNARRKAQDVCRLVGQSLGKAVIIKEEETKEWEDPADCASSTIQLKIKSATVYVTSKVSATFEIKGKEQNKKSC; this comes from the exons ATGGCTGCCCCGTTACCTGTTTCACGGATTTTCGCGTCCTTGCAGCCGGGAGATACGAGGATGATGGAAGCGCACGAACTAGAAAATAAGCCGGGAATTGTGCTCGGGCACAGAGGTGGTCGGGAAGTGCAAGTGACGGGCACAGCGGAGCTAAGCGCTGCTCCGGACCGGGCCCGGCTCTGTATACTGGTGTCGAGCAGCAAAGGCGCAGCTACGGAGGCGAAGAGCAGTGTCCTGAGGCGGCTAGACTACATAGAGCAGGCCCTGCGCCAGAGAGGAGTCACG GATGAGAACATTACTATTTCAAAGGAAATTGAAAGAAAAGCAAACGCATATCAAATGGCTGCCGAG gtCTGTGTAGTTTTTGATGATTTTGAGAAGATGCAGAATGTTTGCAACATACTTGTAGAAAAACTAGACAGTTCAGTGAACATTTCCTCACCTCAGTTCTATCACTCTCCTGCAAATATGGAAAAGTTAAG ACGGCAAGTATGTCTTAATGCAGTAAGTAATGCACGGCGCAAAGCCCAGGATGTTTGCCGTCTTGTTGGCCAGTCACTTGGAAAGGCAGTAATAATCAAAGAAGAAGAAACAAAAGAATGGGAGGATCCAGCGGACTGTGCATCTTCTACCATTcaacttaaaataaaaagtgcTACAGTTTATGTAACATCAAAAGTATCGGCGACTTTTGAAATTAAGGGTAAAGAGCAAAATAAAAAGAGCTGCTGA